The Schistocerca gregaria isolate iqSchGreg1 chromosome 1, iqSchGreg1.2, whole genome shotgun sequence genome includes a window with the following:
- the LOC126283677 gene encoding uncharacterized protein LOC126283677 translates to MPDRCVKCAGTHGGRACPRPPTEKPTCALCGGAHVASYRGCEVWKRAIAPQRGQTPAPRPKKPATRRPGVSFAASTSGMPSAVPAASAPPAPPPQLLVADPGTASPGTSAGPRPANRRRGGQFPWAPSAQHRQSSSPRCPLTAPQPRLPLPATGPRRLPPPLSWPTSSRNSLSW, encoded by the coding sequence atgccggacagatgtgttaaatgcgccggcacCCACGGAGGacgtgcgtgcccccgtccgcccaccgagaagccgacatgtgcactctgtggcggtgctcacgtggccagctatcgtgggtgtgaggtgtggaagcgtgccatcgctccccaacgtggccaaacaccagcgccacgtccgaagaagccagcaacgagacggcccggcgtctctttcgcggcgtcAACTTCAGGGAtgccctccgccgtcccggctgcgtcggctcctcctgcgcctccaccacagctgctagtggcggacccgggtactgcctcgcCCGGGACGTCGGCCGGACCGCGTCCCGCCAACCGCCGGCGCGGGGGTCAGTTCCCGTGGGCACCCAGCGCTCaacaccgtcagtcgagcagccccaggtgtcCTCTCACAGCGCcgcagccacgcctcccccttccagcgacggggccgcgacggctgcctccaccgctgagctggccaacctcgtcgcgcaacTCACTGTcgtggtga